One genomic region from Osmerus eperlanus chromosome 6, fOsmEpe2.1, whole genome shotgun sequence encodes:
- the LOC134022676 gene encoding serum amyloid P-component-like, producing MEKLVFLITLMVCCSEGREDLFEGMFTFPGETNTTHVTVNPESTQTSINMTTVCLRFFTDACRGSSLFSLASPAQDNSLVLWRDEHDVYHVYVNDSCVTFPGLNGVLNQWNSLCATWETTTGLAQVWLNSKPSPRKSVSPGYSIRGIPSIILGQEQDSYGGSFEAAQSFVGSLTDVYMWDSVLSPKEIQYYMIGILVRPGDVVDWRQMEFTSTGAVVEETSVLGFAHRCNHGLD from the exons ATGGAGAAACTGGTTTTCCTCATCACACTGATGGTGTGCTGttcagaagggagagaag ATTTGTTTGAGGGCATGTTCACCTTTCCTGGGGAGACCAACACCACTCATGTGACAGTCAACCCTGAATCCACACAGACTTCCATCAACATGACGACTGTGTGTCTGCGCTTCTTCACCGATGCATGTAGAGGTTCCAGCCTCTTCTCTCTCGCCAGCCCAGCGCAAGACAACAGCCTGGTGTTGTGGAGAGACGAGCATGATGTTTACCATGTGTATGTGAATGATAGTTGTGTAACTTTCCCTGGTTTGAATGGCGTGCTGAATCAGTGGAACTCTCTCTGTGCCACTTGGGAGACCACCACAGGACTGGCCCAGGTGTGGCTGAACAGCAAGCCCAGCCCCAGGAAGTCAGTCAGCCCTGGGTATTCTATCAGAGGGATTCCCAGTATCATTCTGGGTCAGGAACAGGACTCTTACGGTGGCAGTTTTGAGGCGGCACAATCTTTTGTTGGCTCTCTGACTGATGTCTACATGTGGGACTCTGTTCTTTCTCCAAAGGAGATCCAGTACTACATGATTGGAATTCTAGTGAGGCCTGGGGATGTGGTGGACTGGAGGCAGATGGAGTTTACTAGCACTGGTGCTGTAGTTGAGGAGACCAGTGTTTTAGGTTTTGCTCACCGTTGCAATCATGGTTTGGATTAA
- the gpr137ba gene encoding G protein-coupled receptor 137Ba: MEAPVRELALGNESLPPPTLSPAVPPYVRLGLTVVYTVFYSLLFVFVYAQLWLVLHYRHKRFSYQTVFLFLCLLWAALRAVLFSFYFRNFVAANTLGPFPFWLLYCFPVCLQFFTLTLMNLYFAQVVFKAKSKYAPELHKFRFPLYLLFLCLSVVFLVVNLTCALLVRTTSADAQTIVLVRVAINDTLFVLCAVSLSLCLYKIAKMSLANIYLESKGTSVCQVTVIGAMVILLYTSRACYNLVVLALPNINRIDSFDYDWYNVSDQADLQSTLGEAGYVQSTLGEAGYVVFGVILFVWELLTTSLVVFFFRVRRPARDRSCSGIPGHIFSSRAYFFDNPRRYDSDDDLAWSIIPQNSQASLTADSYDWGSRNSSLTPYTGGQDPSPPPEELNPY; the protein is encoded by the exons ATGGAGGCCCCTGTGAGGGAGCTGGCTCTGGGCAACgagtccctgccccctcccaccctcagccCGGCCGTGCCCCCCTACGTCCGCCTGGGTCTGACGGTGGTCTACACCGTCTTCTACTCGCTGCTCTTCGTCTTCGTCTATGCCCAGCTGTGGCTGGTGCTGCACTACAGGCACAAGCGGttcagctaccagacagtgttcctgttcctgtgccTCCTCTGGGCCGCCCTGAGAGCAGTGCTCTTCTCCTTCTACTTCAGGAACTTTGTGGCGGCGAACACCCTGGGACCCTTCCCCTTCTGGCTGCTCTACTGCTTCCCCGTCTGCCTGCAGTtcttcaccctaaccctcatgaACCTCTACTTCGctcag GTTGTGTTTAAGGCCAAGTCTAAATATGCACCAGAGCTTCACAAGTTCAG GTTCCCTCTgtacctcctcttcctgtgtctgAGTGTGGTGTTCCTGGTGGTGAACCTGACCTGTGCCCTGCTGGTGAGAACCACATCAGCAGACGCTCAGACCATCGTGCTGGTCAGGGTGGCCATCAACGACACGCTCTTCGTCCTGTGtgccgtctccctctctctctgcctctacaaGATCGCCAAGATGTCGCTGGCCAACATTTACCTGGAGTCCAAG GGCACATCCGTCTGTCAGGTGACGGTCATAGGAGCCATGGTCATCCTCCTGTACACCTCACGGGCCTGCTACAACCTGGTGGTGCTGGCCCTCCCCAACATCAACAGGATCGACTCCTTCGACTACGACTGGTACAACGTCTCTGACCAG GCAGATTTGCAGTCGACcctgggggaggcagggtacGTGCAGTCGACcctgggggaggcagggtacGTTGTGTTCGGGGTGATCCTGTTCGTCTGGGAGCTGCTCACCACCTCTCTGGTGGTCTTCTTCTTCAGAGTCCGACGGCCAGCACGGGACAGG AGTTGCTCAGGGATCCCAGGACATATCTTCTCCTCCAGGGCTTATTTCTTTGACAACCCCCGGCGCTACGACAGTGACGATGACCTGGCATGGAGCATCATCCCTCAAAACAGTCAGGCCAG TTTGACTGCAGACAGCTATGACTGGGGCAGCCGGAACAGCAGTCTCACCCCCTACACAGGAGGCCAagacccctctccaccccctgagGAACTGAACCCTTACTGA